From Demequina lutea, a single genomic window includes:
- a CDS encoding glycoside hydrolase family 88 protein, which produces MSESPADRAELRERLWSALLAMQRLAWEQGAASQAALDEGRLDLARAIARDAVTHQDAEGRLGATGDSGLVNGGALGEAVALLATDGDDEAAVALERQRWWFLRWSPRDDEGVVWHLRDSQEVWVDSIYMVVPLLILTGDVAPADMQYRMHREHLWDEATGLYRHRVNTVTGERVRGAFWASGNGWAAAGIARALRIGGDGVPTDMRGRWQAQTRGLVDAVAAWETPDGRFHNVLNDPATFTDGTAGLMLAYAALTGVADGWLPSTYADSARRWMISALALVDAAGVLRGVAGASSFDREGTSAEAQAFALLALTASDAVI; this is translated from the coding sequence ATGTCCGAGTCGCCCGCCGATCGCGCCGAGTTGCGCGAACGATTGTGGTCGGCGCTGCTGGCGATGCAGCGTCTCGCGTGGGAGCAGGGAGCCGCTTCTCAGGCGGCGCTCGACGAGGGCCGGCTCGACCTGGCCCGCGCGATAGCGCGTGACGCGGTCACTCACCAGGACGCCGAAGGGCGCCTCGGCGCCACTGGGGATTCAGGGCTGGTCAACGGTGGTGCTCTCGGCGAGGCCGTGGCTCTCCTTGCCACGGACGGCGACGACGAGGCGGCAGTTGCCCTCGAGCGGCAGCGGTGGTGGTTTCTTCGGTGGTCCCCACGCGACGACGAGGGCGTCGTGTGGCATCTTCGGGACTCGCAGGAGGTCTGGGTCGATTCGATCTACATGGTGGTGCCGCTGCTCATCCTCACGGGTGACGTGGCACCCGCCGACATGCAGTACCGGATGCACCGCGAACACCTGTGGGACGAGGCGACGGGCCTCTACAGGCACCGCGTCAACACCGTGACAGGGGAGCGTGTGCGCGGCGCATTCTGGGCGTCGGGCAACGGGTGGGCCGCCGCGGGAATCGCTCGCGCGCTACGCATCGGCGGGGATGGTGTGCCCACCGACATGCGGGGCCGTTGGCAGGCCCAGACGCGCGGGCTTGTCGACGCAGTCGCGGCGTGGGAAACACCAGACGGCAGGTTCCACAACGTGCTCAACGATCCCGCCACGTTCACGGACGGCACCGCGGGGCTCATGCTCGCCTACGCGGCCCTCACGGGCGTTGCGGATGGCTGGCTCCCCTCGACCTACGCAGACTCCGCCAGGCGGTGGATGATCTCGGCTCTGGCGCTCGTGGATGCGGCTGGCGTGTTGCGGGGTGTCGCCGGAGCGTCAAGCTTTGATCGCGAGGGGACCTCGGCGGAGGCTCAGGCCTTCGCTCTCTTGGCGCTCACCGCGAGCGACGCCGTCATATAG
- the serB gene encoding phosphoserine phosphatase SerB, giving the protein MSEGRLLVLDVDSTLIQQEVIELLAARAGSLVEVAAITDRAMRGELDFAESLKKRVATLKGLPLTVFADVAAEVALTPGAAELVATAQEAGWTVGLVSGGFEEVVSTIASRVNVTHFVANRLEVLDGVLTGRTVGPVIDRNAKAVALLAFARAAGVAIEDTVAIGDGANDLGMMDVAGLSVAFSAKPVVRDRADIAIDGPRLDVAWPLIAARSVA; this is encoded by the coding sequence ATGAGCGAAGGTCGTCTCCTCGTCCTCGACGTCGATTCGACCCTCATTCAGCAAGAGGTCATCGAGCTACTTGCCGCGAGGGCGGGCTCGCTCGTTGAGGTTGCCGCGATCACCGATCGGGCGATGCGCGGCGAGCTCGACTTTGCCGAGTCCCTGAAGAAGCGCGTCGCGACCCTCAAGGGTCTGCCTCTCACGGTCTTCGCCGACGTCGCGGCGGAGGTCGCCCTCACTCCAGGCGCCGCCGAACTCGTGGCGACCGCCCAGGAGGCGGGCTGGACGGTCGGGCTTGTCTCCGGAGGATTCGAAGAGGTCGTCTCGACCATTGCCTCACGCGTGAACGTGACCCACTTCGTGGCCAATCGGCTTGAGGTGCTGGACGGCGTCTTGACGGGGCGCACCGTGGGCCCCGTGATCGACCGCAACGCCAAGGCGGTCGCGCTCTTGGCATTCGCACGTGCCGCAGGCGTCGCGATCGAGGACACTGTCGCCATCGGCGACGGCGCCAATGATCTGGGCATGATGGACGTCGCCGGACTCTCGGTCGCGTTCTCGGCCAAGCCCGTGGTGAGGGATCGAGCGGATATCGCGATTGATGGGCCCCGGCTCGATGTCGCCTGGCCGTTGATCGCTGCGCGTTCCGTTGCCTAG
- the glgC gene encoding glucose-1-phosphate adenylyltransferase, producing the protein MSAPKVLAIVLAGGEGKRLMPLTAARAKPSVPFGGTYRLVDFALSNLVNSQYLQVIVLTQYKSHSLDTHIARTWRMSPLLGNYVAPVPAQQRRGKHWYLGSADAIYQCVNIIEDEKPDIIVIVGADHVYRMDFSQMVDAHIESGAEFTVAGIRQPIEMADQFGVVDVDPDDHSRVRAFLEKPTNPDGLPDSPTEILASMGNYVVSAGALLEALAADADNDDSKHDMGGDLVPYFVNKGTCGLYDFVYNDVPGSTDRDRDYWRDVGTIDSYYDAHMDLIAVLPVFNMYNDKWPVHQGLITQPPAKFIHSEEGRLGHAADSVVSPGVIVSGATVTGSILSPGVRLHSWSTVSDSILLDDVIVGRHAQVHRAILDKGVLVDEGARVGIDRDADIARGFTVTESGLTVVAKGTVITA; encoded by the coding sequence ATGTCAGCGCCGAAGGTACTTGCAATCGTCCTCGCAGGAGGTGAGGGCAAGCGCCTGATGCCCTTGACCGCAGCCCGCGCCAAGCCCTCCGTCCCTTTTGGCGGCACGTATAGACTCGTGGACTTTGCCCTGTCGAATCTGGTGAACTCGCAATATCTGCAGGTCATCGTCTTGACCCAATACAAGTCGCACTCGCTCGACACGCACATTGCGCGCACGTGGCGGATGTCGCCCTTGCTCGGTAACTATGTCGCGCCCGTGCCCGCGCAACAACGTCGCGGCAAGCATTGGTATTTGGGAAGCGCGGACGCGATCTACCAGTGCGTCAACATCATCGAGGACGAGAAGCCGGACATCATCGTCATCGTCGGCGCCGACCACGTCTATCGCATGGACTTCTCTCAGATGGTCGATGCTCACATCGAGTCGGGTGCGGAATTCACCGTCGCTGGAATTCGACAGCCGATTGAAATGGCCGATCAGTTTGGCGTGGTCGACGTCGACCCCGACGATCACAGCCGCGTGCGCGCATTCCTAGAGAAGCCGACGAACCCCGACGGCCTTCCCGACAGTCCCACCGAGATCTTGGCGTCGATGGGCAACTACGTCGTCTCGGCTGGCGCCTTACTCGAGGCCCTCGCTGCCGACGCTGACAATGATGACTCCAAGCACGACATGGGTGGCGACCTCGTGCCGTACTTCGTGAACAAGGGCACGTGCGGACTGTACGACTTCGTCTACAACGACGTTCCCGGATCAACCGACAGGGACCGCGACTACTGGCGCGACGTCGGAACGATTGACTCGTACTACGACGCACACATGGACCTCATCGCCGTCCTGCCCGTCTTCAACATGTACAACGACAAGTGGCCCGTGCACCAGGGACTCATCACGCAGCCTCCTGCAAAGTTCATCCACTCGGAAGAGGGACGACTCGGCCACGCCGCGGACTCCGTGGTCTCGCCCGGCGTGATCGTGTCTGGGGCAACGGTCACGGGCTCGATTCTGTCGCCAGGCGTGCGTCTTCACTCGTGGTCAACCGTCTCGGATTCGATTCTGCTCGATGACGTCATTGTGGGCAGGCACGCCCAGGTCCACCGCGCGATCCTGGACAAAGGCGTGCTCGTGGACGAGGGCGCACGCGTGGGCATCGACCGCGACGCCGACATCGCCCGCGGTTTCACCGTGACCGAGTCCGGTTTGACCGTCGTTGCCAAGGGCACCGTGATCACTGCATGA
- the glgA gene encoding glycogen synthase, which translates to MRVDILSREYPPHVYGGAGVHVSELARVLREHVDVRVRAFDGPRDEPGVTGYTALGGGVGDASLDVLAHNLPMAKDCEGADLVHSHTWYANMAGHLAKTLHGMPHVLSAHSLEPLRPWKAEQLGGGYRVSSWIEKTAYEAADGIIAVSAGMRADVLRCYPDVDPAKVQVVHNGIDVDAWAAPSTDEEREAAAATVARHGIDPTRPAIVFVGRITRQKGLPYLLRAVERLPKDVQVVLCAGAPDTKEIAVEVSSAVATLQETRDGVTWIEQMLPRPELVAVLDACTAFVCPSIYEPLGIVNLEAMAVGLPVVGTATGGIPEVIVDGVTGALVPIDQATDGTGTPTDPETYVADLAAAMTAMVSDADAARAMGVRGRARATEHFSWDAIAERTLAVYDAVLG; encoded by the coding sequence ATGCGCGTCGATATCCTCAGTCGTGAATACCCTCCCCACGTATACGGGGGCGCAGGCGTTCACGTCAGCGAACTTGCCAGAGTATTGCGCGAGCACGTCGACGTACGCGTGCGCGCTTTTGATGGCCCCCGTGACGAGCCGGGCGTCACCGGATACACGGCGCTTGGAGGAGGAGTCGGCGATGCCTCGCTCGACGTGCTCGCCCATAACCTCCCGATGGCGAAGGATTGCGAGGGTGCCGACCTGGTCCACTCGCACACGTGGTACGCGAACATGGCCGGGCACTTGGCCAAGACGTTGCACGGGATGCCGCACGTCCTGAGCGCCCACTCGCTCGAGCCCCTGCGGCCGTGGAAGGCCGAGCAACTCGGCGGTGGCTATCGCGTGTCCAGTTGGATTGAGAAGACCGCGTATGAGGCGGCCGACGGCATCATCGCGGTGAGCGCGGGCATGCGTGCCGACGTGCTGCGTTGCTACCCGGACGTCGACCCCGCAAAGGTGCAGGTGGTTCACAATGGCATCGACGTCGATGCATGGGCGGCGCCCAGCACTGACGAGGAACGCGAAGCGGCGGCCGCAACGGTCGCGAGGCACGGCATCGACCCCACCCGCCCGGCGATCGTCTTCGTCGGCCGCATCACCAGGCAGAAGGGGTTGCCATACCTGTTGCGCGCGGTCGAGAGGCTGCCCAAGGACGTCCAGGTCGTGCTGTGCGCGGGGGCGCCGGACACCAAGGAGATTGCCGTGGAGGTCTCGTCGGCCGTGGCAACGCTGCAAGAGACCCGCGACGGGGTCACCTGGATCGAGCAAATGCTGCCGAGGCCCGAACTGGTGGCCGTGCTCGACGCGTGCACCGCGTTCGTCTGCCCGTCAATCTACGAGCCCTTGGGGATTGTCAATCTTGAGGCGATGGCGGTGGGCCTTCCAGTCGTCGGCACCGCAACGGGAGGGATCCCCGAGGTGATAGTCGATGGCGTGACAGGCGCCCTGGTGCCGATCGACCAGGCCACGGACGGCACCGGAACGCCTACCGATCCCGAAACCTATGTTGCCGACCTCGCGGCCGCCATGACGGCGATGGTGTCCGATGCCGACGCCGCCAGAGCGATGGGGGTCCGCGGCCGAGCACGCGCAACTGAGCACTTCTCGTGGGACGCTATTGCCGAGCGCACCCTTGCCGTCTACGACGCCGTTCTCGGTTAG